One genomic segment of Candidatus Syntrophosphaera sp. includes these proteins:
- a CDS encoding 3-methyl-2-oxobutanoate dehydrogenase subunit VorB codes for MSKILMKGNEAVAEAAIRAGCRLYFAYPITPQSELIEYMAKMMPKVNGTFLQAESEVAAINMVYGAAGTGKRVMTSSSSPGIALKQEGISYMAGAELPAVIVNVQRGGPGLGDIQPAQGDYFQAVKGGGHGDYRMIVLAPSSVQEFADMASEAFDLADKYRNPVLILADGMLGQMMEPVEFQPAKTQAEIDALGEQHTSWCICPNDDGDAKHHHEINSLEIDPQVLEKHVNKMYEKYAVIEKDEIQYDTYNLSDDNEILCVAWGTASRVVKSAINELKAAGKSVGMIRPITCWPYPYEAVAKAIGPKVKQVYVFELNTGQMLDDVKIAVSGKVPVKFWGKVGGIVFTPAEIQAKLEACF; via the coding sequence ATGAGCAAGATACTGATGAAAGGAAACGAAGCTGTGGCCGAAGCCGCCATCAGGGCTGGCTGTCGGCTCTATTTTGCCTACCCGATCACCCCGCAGAGCGAATTGATCGAATACATGGCCAAGATGATGCCCAAGGTGAACGGGACCTTTTTGCAGGCCGAAAGCGAAGTTGCCGCGATCAACATGGTCTACGGTGCCGCGGGCACCGGCAAGCGCGTCATGACCTCATCCTCATCCCCGGGGATCGCCCTCAAGCAGGAGGGAATTTCCTACATGGCCGGAGCGGAATTACCGGCCGTGATAGTCAACGTCCAGCGCGGCGGGCCCGGTTTGGGAGACATCCAGCCCGCGCAGGGAGATTATTTCCAGGCCGTCAAAGGCGGCGGGCATGGCGATTACCGCATGATCGTCCTCGCACCCTCATCAGTGCAGGAATTTGCCGACATGGCCTCAGAAGCCTTCGACCTGGCCGATAAATACCGCAATCCGGTTCTGATCCTGGCCGATGGCATGCTGGGCCAGATGATGGAGCCGGTGGAATTCCAGCCTGCCAAGACACAGGCGGAGATCGACGCCCTCGGCGAGCAGCACACATCCTGGTGCATCTGCCCGAACGATGATGGCGACGCCAAGCACCACCACGAGATAAATTCCCTGGAGATCGACCCTCAGGTGCTGGAAAAGCACGTGAACAAGATGTATGAAAAATACGCGGTGATCGAAAAAGACGAGATCCAGTACGACACCTACAACCTCTCCGACGACAACGAGATCCTCTGCGTGGCCTGGGGAACGGCTTCCCGGGTGGTCAAATCCGCCATCAACGAGCTGAAGGCGGCTGGTAAAAGCGTCGGCATGATCCGTCCCATCACCTGCTGGCCCTATCCCTACGAGGCTGTCGCCAAGGCGATCGGCCCCAAGGTGAAGCAGGTCTACGTGTTTGAACTGAACACAGGCCAGATGCTGGATGACGTCAAGATCGCGGTAAGCGGCAAAGTGCCGGTCAAGTTCTGGGGCAAGGTCGGCGGGATCGTTTTCACTCCCGCGGAGATCCAGGCCAAGCTGGAAGCTTGTTTTTAA